In the genome of Streptomyces violaceusniger Tu 4113, the window GTGAGGGCGGTCGGGAAGACGCCCTCCGCGAAGCGGTCGAGGCCATCAAGGCCGGCGAACTCAACGAACCGGCACCCCCACCCCGCAGCGGCACCTGACCGCCGTGCCCACACGCCGAACCGCATAACACTGCGAGATGAAGGTCAGCGACCCTGTTGCAACCGCTCGTGGAACGGGGGAGTCTCCTGAGGAGTGAGTCCAACTTTGCCCCCCGGCCCGGCTGAGCGGCGCGGCCTGCGTCTCTGGAACGTCGGCCTGGTCCTAGCCCTAGCGTTCATAGCCGCAGTCCTCGTCGCCGCTGGCGTCTTCTACACCACGTGGGACCTTCTCGGAGCCCGCAAGCTCAAGTCCGAGTCCACCATCGACTCGAAGACGCTCTTTGACCTGGTGAAGCTCTCCTTCGGGGTGGTGGCCGGAGCCGGCGCTCTGGTCGCCCTGGTCGTCGCTTACCGTCGCCAGCGCATTGACGAGGACGGTGCCCTGCGCGACGCCTCACGCTTGCATAACGAGCGTTTCACCAGCGCCGTCACCCAGCTCGGTGACGGTTCCCCCGCCGTACGTCTCGGGGGCGTCCATGCCCTCGTCGGCCTCGCCGATGACGCTCCCAGCCGCAGCCTCCGCCAGACCTGCATCGACGTCCTGTGCGCCTACCTCCGCCTCCCCTACACCGCAGAAGCCGATCTACCGACCGGCGACATCGAAGCCCGACATACCTACCTCGCACTGCGGGAAGTCCGGCATACCATCATCCGCCTCATCCGTGACCACCTCCGTCTGCCTGCGGATCATGACCACTCATGGCAAGGACACGACCTCGACCTCACCAACGTCACCTTCGACGGCGGAGACTTCACCAAAGCAGTGTTCTCGGGTGGCACGGTCAGCTTCCAAGGGGCGAGGTTTGTGGGCGGCACGGTGAACTTCCGCGGGGCGTTGTTCTCCGGCAGTACGGTCAACTTCATGGGGGCGGAGTTCTCCGGCGGCACGGTCAAATTCCGCGGGGCGAAGTTCTCGGGAAGCACGGTCAACTTCGTGAGGGCGGAGTTCTCCGGCGGCACGGTCGACTTCAGCGCGGCGACGTTCTCCGGCGGC includes:
- a CDS encoding pentapeptide repeat-containing protein; this encodes MPPGPAERRGLRLWNVGLVLALAFIAAVLVAAGVFYTTWDLLGARKLKSESTIDSKTLFDLVKLSFGVVAGAGALVALVVAYRRQRIDEDGALRDASRLHNERFTSAVTQLGDGSPAVRLGGVHALVGLADDAPSRSLRQTCIDVLCAYLRLPYTAEADLPTGDIEARHTYLALREVRHTIIRLIRDHLRLPADHDHSWQGHDLDLTNVTFDGGDFTKAVFSGGTVSFQGARFVGGTVNFRGALFSGSTVNFMGAEFSGGTVKFRGAKFSGSTVNFVRAEFSGGTVDFSAATFSGGTVTFIRATFSGGTVNFNIATFSGGTVDFRWAMFSGSAVDFSEATFSSGTVDFSEATFSSGTVDFSWGTLSSGAVDFSAAVFSGGTVDFSRADGDAPSHLVPASGATQQPGLLLPANWLTSGA